In one Bactrocera tryoni isolate S06 chromosome 5, CSIRO_BtryS06_freeze2, whole genome shotgun sequence genomic region, the following are encoded:
- the LOC120778964 gene encoding uncharacterized protein LOC120778964, whose product MFKLLPLLLSTCIVCSVASPEPDGLYNIISSGIGSGAAIKPSQTLSLTAKSQYPQQPQQQQLQSNAVTSGEDEETNDVTGPATGEQQEPLAPASVTAIANSAPVSGTKAPAPSSLARLKAVASAGSASASASASRSSLRVSSSVKLPSGSSSTASIQHQILPAETLSLPITISTRPGLRTVIAPETITIHEPTLAKVGEVVQKIPTAVSHQSQTVVHKHARVVTPIVAPAVRTITSQVLRAYHTPLIFAPETTVIRTGNAKTSASASASVTSNANIANSSANYKYKQ is encoded by the exons ATGTTCAAATTG TTGCCACTACTACTAAGCACTTGCATTGTGTGCAGTGTTGCCTCACCAGAGCCGGACGGTCTGTACAACATCATCAGCAGCGGCATCGGCAGCGGCGCAGCCATTAAGCCCTCGCAGACATTATCCTTGACAGCCAAAAGCCAATATCCACAACAGCCGCAGCAACAACAGTTACAATCGAACGCCGTCACATCGGGTGAAGACGAGGAGACAAACGACGTGACGGGCCCCGCAACAGGAGAGCAACAGGAACCACTTGCGCCCGCATCAGTCACAGCAATAGCGAACTCTGCACCAGTATCAGGTACTAAAGCGCCGGCTCCATCCTCCCTAGCACGCCTAAAAGCTGTCGCTTCTGCTGGTTCGGCTTCTGCATCGGCATCGGCATCGCGTTCCTCCTTACGTGTATCGTCTTCAGTTAAATTACCGTCGGGCAGCAGCTCCACAGCATCCATTCAACATCAAATCTTGCCCGCGGAGACCCTCTCGCTGCCTATTACCATCTCGACACGGCCAGGCTTACGTACTGTTATCGCACCGGAAACAATAACCATTCACGAGCCGACTCTTGCCAAGGTGGGTGAAGTGGTGCAGAAAATACCAACCGCCGTGTCGCATCAGAGTCAGACGGTGGTGCACAAGCATGCGCGTGTGGTCACACCCATTGTGGCACCCGCAGTGCGTACAATCACGTCACAAGTATTGCGCGCCTATCACACCCCGCTCATCTTCGCACCTGAAACCACGGTCATCCGTACAGGTAATGCAAAGACGAGTGCAAGCGCCAGCGCTAGCGTCACCTCGAATGCAAACATCGCCAACAGCAGTGCCaactacaaatacaaacaatGA
- the LOC120777175 gene encoding uncharacterized protein LOC120777175 has product MVMSKQQQLLLVLIASFATCRAGLLALSPEDFQQAGDIKIATIVHNAPSAVSHTTFTRVHNHRDSSLTTLPQLASTAATQTTEVHQPKPSVASQPVYTPQQLSVFPTTIIKHELPKAPLLDSAAATAAAGNGGTPIINSLTHTPAHLAYSARPVVYQTLPEIKPVRKISFEESVPSPRNKQYYGTH; this is encoded by the exons ATGGTAATGTCTAAA caacagcaacttTTACTTGTTCTCATCGCCAGCTTTGCTACATGTCGGGCTGGCTTATTGGCCTTGTCACCAGAAGATTTCCAGCAAGCGGGTGACATTAAAATCGCCACCATTGTGCATAACGCACCCTCGGCCGTCTCCCACACCACATTCACACGTGTGCATAACCATCGTGACAGCAGCCTGACCACGCTGCCACAACTCGCCAGCACAGCTGCCACACAAACGACGGAGGTGCATCAGCCGAAGCCGTCCGTTGCCAGCCAACCCGTCTACACGCCGCAACAGTTGAGTGTCTTCCCAACGACAATTATAAAGCATGAATTGCCAAAAGCTCCGTTGCTAGACAGTGCTGCGGCTACAGCCGCAGCGGGCAACGGTGGAACGCCAATCATCAACTCATTGACACATACGCCGGCACATTTGGCCTACTCTGCACGGCCCGTAGTGTATCAGACGCTTCCGGAAATAAAGCCGGTgcgaaaaattagttttgaggaATCAGTGCCTAGTCCAAGGAATAAGCAATACTACGGTACCCATTAG
- the LOC120777874 gene encoding uncharacterized protein LOC120777874, translated as MKHFSTFVALFLSCVVFHYHCLAQPVERVAAAGIVIDAAPSVVSYQGSSQTHAHLVLAPMGRSLGYVEPLDVNRTLARNERLDERHEVLDISPVYVPE; from the exons ATGAAGCAC TTTTCCACATTTGTCGCGCTTTTCCTCAGCTGCGTGGTTTTCCATTACCATTGCCTGGCTCAGCCGGTGGAGCGTGTTGCGGCGGCGGGTATTGTGATCGACGCGGCGCCTTCGGTGGTCTCCTATCAGGGTTCATCGCAAACGCATGCGCATCTCGTATTGGCGCCCATGGGCCGTTCGTTGGGCTATGTGGAACCGTTGGATGTGAATCGCACGTTGGCGCGAAACGAACGTTTGGACGAGCGGCACGAGGTGCTGGATATTAGTCCCGTCTATGTGCCTGAGTGA